A genomic segment from Bombus affinis isolate iyBomAffi1 chromosome 13, iyBomAffi1.2, whole genome shotgun sequence encodes:
- the LOC126923708 gene encoding putative 3-methyladenine DNA glycosylase isoform X1 produces the protein MLFFVETISRQTFNSFIAVRFTTCISLMKRTRSTLKTHSAEERNIDDIDTDEMKTKSKGMEEDSMVQNNNFKDKELSNTAETLKPPVENIQNLEQKQTNKLNFKSLRDRSKEVDKEFRPNIAPPKSKPRAVVDLKMMKEELKQLEDPPLTAWEKEICSNRLPYSFFDCPCEELAQNLLGKVLVRCLENGTILKGRIVETEGYLGVIDKASHTYQNKVTPRNIPMYMPPGTIYIYMTYGMYHCFNISSQESGAHVLIKAVEPMLGLDYMELLRNMQTKENKKEKEIVKNVQNFKKYELCNNPAKICTAFVIDEDIFNQKKIYECSDLWIEYDPYIKSTTIVAANSDDSNNNKKKVWRYYVLGSSSVSHRDIKSEEHAYTI, from the exons ATGTTATTTTTCGTAGAGACTATTAGTCGACAAACGTTTAACAGTTTCATAGCTGTTCGTTTCACAACTTGTATTTCACTAATGAAGAGAACACGATCAACTTTAAAGACACATTCTGCCGAAGAAAGAAACATTGATGATATCGACACAGATGAAATGAAAACCAAATCAAAG GGTATGGAAGAGGATTCAATGGTGCAAAATAACAATTTTAAAGATAAAGAACTATCTAACACAGCAGAAACATTGAAACCACCAGTAGAAAATATTCAGAATCTGGAAcagaaacaaacaaataaactCAACTTTAAAAGTTTGAGAGATA GGAGTAAAGAGGTTGACAAAGAATTTCGACCAAATATAGCTCCTCCAAAAAGTAAACCTAGAGCAGTGGTAGACCTTAAAATGATGAAAGAagaattaaaacaattggaAGATCCACCATTGACTGCGTGGGAAAAAGAAATATGTTCAAATAGATTGCCATATTCATTTTTCGATTGTCCTTGTGAAGAATTAGCACAAAATTTATTAG GAAAAGTACTAGTTCGCTGCCTAGAAAATGGTACTATTTTAAAAGGTAGAATTGTTGAAACAGAAGGATATTTAGGAGTAATTGATAAAGcatcacatacttatcaaaataAAGTTACTCCTCGTAATATACCAATGTATATGCCACCtggtactatatatatatatatgacataTGGAATGTATCATTGTTTCAACATATCTAGTCAAG aGTCAGGAGCGCATGTATTAATAAAAGCAGTAGAACCTATGCTTGGCCTTGATTATATGGAATTATTAAGAAATATGCAgacaaaagaaaataaaaaagaaaaggaaattgtaaaaaatgttcaaaattttaaaaagtatGAACTTTGTAACAATCCAGCCAAGATTTGTACAGCTTTTGTTATTGATGAAGATATCTTCAACCAGAAAAAGATTTATGAATGTAGTGATTTGTGGATAGAATATGATCCTTATATAAAGTCAACTACTATTGTAGCAGCAAATTCTGATGAttcaaacaataataaaaagaaagtgTGGAGATATTATGTGTTAGGAAGTTCTAGTGTTAGTCATAGAGATATTAAATCTGAAGAACATGCATATACTATTTAA
- the LOC126923698 gene encoding vacuolar protein sorting-associated protein 18 homolog isoform X1 encodes MTSMFDQYEQASQRSKQVYTPPIRPDISTAGFIQMKFLDDGPIFIKQKVNFLPPDKILHLVVNNNIIVIAMANNLLLRIDMKHPDSPEEIDISKYAMNMEMSRMFLDPLGNHLLISLVPKSQDPPNPPPELFYLHRKTTKLKQAGKFKGHEITAIGWNFSNSSETTTGPILLGTSKGLIFETEIGLDGDKIFNTSLEQYWRQLPNYLPLYGAKEVEGLVFDIGKDSKPPITGLEFHKIPNTDKYVIIVTTLMRIYQYIGAVQNPEEKPLLQQIFNKYLNVQESFNEVINNLPYSKIQFYYPSLGILPKSFGWLTEPGIFYAQIDPKIDPKSVLTNQQMLICPEASLMGINTSQTSTPPLSFVLTEFHALLLYTDRVKGMSLLNQDLIFEDIYNDAVGGLLNITKDYATRSIWAYSERAVFKYKVNKEDRNVWQIYVDKGEFELAKQYCKDNPAHIDQVLVKQAEMLFKNKEYEKSALIYADTHSSFEVISLKFLQEWQIDALKTFLKKKLEGLKTQDKTQITMIVVWVIELFMNQMGVLRSNNTSYLHDPQYLELQKQFDSFLAIPKVEECIKRNRSTIYDLMASHGDKDNLIRLTIMHCNYEEVIRQHLYKNNYLDALEVLKSQNNKELFYQFAGILLQELPRPAMTALISQGSLLKPSKLLPALVSCNSDEKHAKEVIRYLEFCVYKQSCQEQAIHNFLLSLYARYKRDEVMRYISSQGQDINMVHYDVHYALRLCQEVGLTEACVQLSALLGLWTTAVDLALTINVDLAKQIAAMPSDHDDELRKKLWLKIAEHVVREKDDIQQAMEFLQHCDIVRIEDILPFFSDFVTIDHFKDAICNSLQEYNQHIQDLKEEMQEATKAAELIRKDIQEFRTRCTFINTKDTCNTCGVQLLLRPFYVFPCGHRFHSDCLVAALTPMLSMDQRTKLADLQRQLTALSNKPEDTRSVRSVSLSTKDQIKADIDDLIASECLYCGELMIESIDKPFIEEEDYERVMKEWI; translated from the exons ATGACATCAATGTTTGATCAGTATGAACAAGCATCTCAAAGATCAAAACAAGTATATACACCACCAATTCGTCCAGATATT AGTACTGCTGGATTTATCCAAATGAAATTTCTAGATGATGGCCcaatttttattaaacaaaaAGTTAATTTTTTACCACCGGACAAAATTTTACATCTTGTTGTTAACAATAATATCATTGTTATTGCTATGGCTAATAATCTCCTCTTACGTATTGACATGAAACATCCAGATTCACCTGAAG AGATTGATATATCTAAATATGCAATGAATATGGAAATGTCAAGAATGTTTCTTGATCCTTTAGGTAATCACTTGTTGATATCTCTAGTTCCAAAATCTCAAGATCCTCCTAACCCTCCCCCTGAATTATTTTATCTACACAGAAAAACAACAAAATTAAAGCAG GCAGGTAAATTCAAAGGACATGAGATTACTGCCATTGGATGGAACTTCTCAAATTCTTCCGAAACTACTACAGGTCCAATTCTCTTAGGAACTTCAAAAGGCCTCATTTTTGAAACAGAAATTGGTTTAGATggtgataaaatatttaatacaagCCTGGAACAATATTGGCGTCAG CTTCCTAACTATTTACCTCTTTATGGTGCTAAAGAGGTAGAAGGATTG GTATTTGATATAGGGAAAGATAGTAAACCACCAATTACTGGTTTGGAGTTTCATAAAATACCGAATACTGACAAATATGTGATTATTGTTACTACTCTTATGCGAATTTATCAATATATTGGAGCAGTACAAAATCCagaagaaaaacctttattacaacaaatttttaacaaatatttaaatgtaCAAG AGAGCTTCAACgaagtaataaataatttgccttattctaaaattcaattttattatccTTCACTTGGTATTTTACCAAAATCGTTTGGTTGGTTAACTGAACCTGGTATATTTTATGCTCAG ATTGATCCAAAAATAGATCCAAAAAGTGTGTTAACAAATCAACAAATGTTAATTTGTCCTGAGGCAAGTCTAATGGGGATCAATACCTCACAAACAAGTACTCCACCATTATCTTTTGTTTTAACAGAATTTCATGCCTTATTACTTTATACAGACCGTGTAAAAGGCATGTCGCTTTTGAATCAGGATTTGATATTCGAAGACATTTATAATGAT GCAGTGGGAGGATTACTTAATATTACTAAAGATTATGCAACACGTTCCATATGGGCTTATAGTGAAAGAGcagtatttaaatataaagttaaTAAAGAAGATAGAAATGTTTGGCAG atcTACGTTGATAAAGGTGAATTTGAACTTGCAAAACAATATTGTAAAGATAATCCAGCACATATAGATCAAGTGCTTGTAAAGCAAGCAGAAATGCTTTTTAAGAATAAGGAATATGAAAAAAGTGCTCTCATTTATGCAGATACTCATTCGTCATTTGAAgtaatttccttaaaatttctACAAGAATGGCAAATAGACGCTTTAAAGACATTTCTTAAAAAG AAACTTGAAGGATTAAAAACACAAGATAAAACGCAAATAACCATGATTGTTGTATGGGTAATTGAACTATTTATGAATCAAATGGGTGTATTACGGAGTAACAATACATCATATTTACATGATCCACAATATCTAGAATTACAAAAACAATTTGATAGCTTTCTTGCAATACCAAAAGTTGAG gaatgtataaaaagaaatcgTAGCACTATATATGATTTAATGGCAAGTCATGGTGATAAAGACAATCTTATTCGTTTAACTATAATGCACTGCAACTATGAAGAAGTGATACGTCagcatttatataaaaataattatttagatGCTCTTGAAGTTCTGAAAAGCCAAAATAATAAAGAGCTATTTTATCAGTTTGCTGGTATTCTTTTACAAGAATTACCACGCCCTGCAATGACTGCTCTAATATCACAAGGATCTTTATTAAAGCCATCTAAGCTTCTACCAGCTTTAGTATCTTGTAATAGTGATGAAAAACAT GCAAAAGAAGTAATCAGATATTTGGAATTTTGCGTTTATAAACAAAGTTGTCAAGAACAGGCAATTCATAATTTTCTATTATCTTTATATGCTCGTTATAAACGAGACGaagtaatgcgttatattaGCTCTCAAG GTCAAGATATAAATATGGTACATTATGATGTGCATTATGCATTACGATTGTGCCAAGAGGTTGGCTTAACAGAAGCTTGTGTACAGTTGTCTGCTTTGCTTGGGTTGTGGACAACAGCAGTTGATTTAGCTTTAACAATTAATGTTGATCTTGCTAAACAAATAGCTGCTATGCCCTCTGATCATGATGATGAATTAAGGAAAAAGTTATGGTTGAAAATTG CTGAACACGTAGTTCGAGAAAAGGATGACATACAACAAGCAATGGAATTTTTGCAGCATTGCGATATAGTCAGAATAGAAGATATATTACCTTTCTTTTCAGATTTTGTTACTATAGATCACTTCAAGGATGCTATTTGCAATTCATTGcag GAATATAATCAACATATTCAAGATTTAAAGGAAGAAATGCAAGAAGCAACAAAAGCAGCAGAACTTATTAGGAAAGATATACAAGAGTTTAGAACGAG GTGCacatttataaatacaaaagaTACATGCAATACTTGTGGTGTTCAATTACTACTACGACCTTTTTATGTATTTCCATGTGGACACAGATTTCATAGTGATTGCCTTGTAGCTGCATTAACACCTATGTTGTCAATGGATCAGAGAACAAAGCTAGCTGATCTTCAAAGACAACTCACTGCTCTTTCAAATAAACCTGAAGATACTAGATCAGTCAGATCTGTATCTTTATCTACAAAAGATCAAATCAAggctgacattgatgacttaATAGCATCTGAATGTTTATATTGTGGAGAACTAATGATAGA GTCTATAGATAAACCATTTATTGAAGAAGAGGACTATGAGAGAGTGATGAAAGAATGGATAtga
- the LOC126923708 gene encoding putative 3-methyladenine DNA glycosylase isoform X2 — protein sequence MLFFVETISRQTFNSFIAVRFTTCISLMKRTRSTLKTHSAEERNIDDIDTDEMKTKSKGMEEDSMVQNNNFKDKELSNTAETLKPPVENIQNLEQKQTNKLNFKSLRDRSKEVDKEFRPNIAPPKSKPRAVVDLKMMKEELKQLEDPPLTAWEKEICSNRLPYSFFDCPCEELAQNLLGKVLVRCLENGTILKGRIVETEGYLGVIDKASHTYQNKVTPRNIPMYMPPGTIYIYMTYGMYHCFNISSQGEGCAVLIRAVEPLEGIGYMTNQRTSKRSSSASKKLLKDLKEHELCNGPSKLCMAFQLHKNHSKYSLCSWKGLWIENAEIEKFNIVKCRRIGIDNYGEEWTNKPLRYYIYGNRAVSKRNKEAEKYLELN from the exons ATGTTATTTTTCGTAGAGACTATTAGTCGACAAACGTTTAACAGTTTCATAGCTGTTCGTTTCACAACTTGTATTTCACTAATGAAGAGAACACGATCAACTTTAAAGACACATTCTGCCGAAGAAAGAAACATTGATGATATCGACACAGATGAAATGAAAACCAAATCAAAG GGTATGGAAGAGGATTCAATGGTGCAAAATAACAATTTTAAAGATAAAGAACTATCTAACACAGCAGAAACATTGAAACCACCAGTAGAAAATATTCAGAATCTGGAAcagaaacaaacaaataaactCAACTTTAAAAGTTTGAGAGATA GGAGTAAAGAGGTTGACAAAGAATTTCGACCAAATATAGCTCCTCCAAAAAGTAAACCTAGAGCAGTGGTAGACCTTAAAATGATGAAAGAagaattaaaacaattggaAGATCCACCATTGACTGCGTGGGAAAAAGAAATATGTTCAAATAGATTGCCATATTCATTTTTCGATTGTCCTTGTGAAGAATTAGCACAAAATTTATTAG GAAAAGTACTAGTTCGCTGCCTAGAAAATGGTACTATTTTAAAAGGTAGAATTGTTGAAACAGAAGGATATTTAGGAGTAATTGATAAAGcatcacatacttatcaaaataAAGTTACTCCTCGTAATATACCAATGTATATGCCACCtggtactatatatatatatatgacataTGGAATGTATCATTGTTTCAACATATCTAGTCAAG GTGAAGGATGTGCTGTTTTAATAAGGGCAGTTGAACCCTTAGAAGGTATTGGGTATATGACTAATCAACGAACTTCAAAGAGATCGTCGAGTGCATCTAAAAAGTTATTAAAAGATTTGAAGGAACATGAATTATGTAATGGCCCATCAAAGTTATGCATGGCTTTCCAGCTGCATAAAAATCATAGTAAATATTCCTTGTGCTCTTGGAAAGGTTTATGGATCGAAAATGCTGAAATAGAGAAATTCAATATTGTTAAATGTCGTAGAATAGGAATAGATAACTATGGAGAAGAATGGACAAATAAACCATTACGGTATTATATTTACGGGAATAGAGCCGTGAGTAAACGGAATAAGGAAGCAGAAAAGTATTTGGAACTGAATTAA
- the LOC126923702 gene encoding DNA-directed RNA polymerase III subunit RPC5 — protein sequence MCSTSKMENESDPVVKEIPVFLSKTLADKLFIFQYPVRPSGKGYDNTTFLKTSIKPENQEVLIEVAMDTHSVNYDQSKGEQIAINADGDTNIDQEDDEKAFDSNLMDKTVLQSSRALPNCSNYGIGIFQDGELHITPLKGIIQLRPEFNYLDKSDKRVKDDAKNMGEEYEEEEEGPKQINVTFARQKPEFMKKMQEQSFQHHTKKSLEERWIHTNYVPVDGAQAELTRLEMFCSATDETVNTLNITTEQYLDLLAPRIKDESKSDIANPTTSLNYIRTLPLLDQVKILMKDAKVISFAQLRLILSPDQETIAVLKYLQQVAVLVQGNWVVSSELLYPKDSISSHNGIPAELMCRARDYVLLSFTEHEFLDRKTISSVIKLPPDEIKEIFTNLAVHEPKKGWHLVIPPTKEFTERYPEIAQRQEMFWEAKRKHLREAMEVHNQIPQRQRRKSNRESIGSENEERNVGRGRKTLRDSSISDNDSVMEPVKHKKTIRSRKASETT from the exons ATGTGTAGTACTAGTAAGATGGAAAATGAGAGTGACCCAGTGGTTAAAGAG ATTCCAGTTTTTCTTTCAAAAACACTCGcagataaattatttatttttcaatatccCGTCCGTCCTTCTGGGAAAGGTTATGACAATACCACTTTCTTAAAAACTTCAATAAAGCCAGAGAATCAGGAAGTGCTCATAGAAGTAGCAATGGATACACATAGTGTCAATTATGATCAAAGTAAAGGCGAACAAATTGCAATAAATGCTGATGGGGATACAAACATTGATCAAGAAGATGATGAAAAGGCATTTGACAG tAATCTTATGgataaaacagtattacagtcTTCTCGTGCATTACCAAACTGTTCTAATTATGGAATTGGTATTTTCCAAGATGGAGAATTACATATAACACCATTAAAAGGAATTATTCAGTTGCGCCCAGAGTTTAACTATCTAGATAAAAGTGATAAACGTGTAAAAGATGATGCCAAAAATATGGGTGAAG agtatgaagaggaagaagaaggtcCAAAACAAATCAATGTAACCTTTGCTAGACAAAAGCCTGAGTTTATGAAAAAGATGCAGGAGCAATCTTTTCAACATCATACCAAAAAAAGTTTAGAAGAAAGATGGATTCATACAAATTATGTTCCAGTAGATGGCGCTCAAGCAGAG CTTACACGTTTAGAAATGTTTTGTTCTGCTACTGATGAAACTGTAAATACATTGAATATAACAACTGAACAATATTTAGATCTGTTAGCACCACGAATAAAAGATGAATCGAAATCAGATATTGCTAATCCAACTACATCTCTCAATTATATTAGAACTTTACCTCTTCTTGATCAAGTTAAAATACTCATGAAAGATG CCAAAGTAATATCCTTTGCACAGTTAAGGTTAATTTTATCACCAGATCAGGAAACAATAGCtgttttaaaatatttgcaacaaGTAGCAGTTTTAGTACAGGGAAATTGGGTCGTAAGTAGTGAACTTCTGTATCCAAAGGATAGTATATCATCACACAATGGTATTCCTGCTGAACTTATGTGTAGAGCTAGGGATTACGTC TTATTGTCATTTACGGAACACGAATTCCTAGATCGAAAAACAATTTCATCTGTTATTAAATTGCCTCCTGatgaaattaaagaaatatttacaaatttagcaGTACATGAACCTAAGAAAGGATGGCATTTAGTCATTCCACCTACTAAAGAATTTACTGAAAG GTATCCTGAAATTGCACAAAGACAAGAAATGTTTTGGGAAGCAAAACGAAAACATCTCCGTGAAGCTATGGAAGTTCACAATCAAATTCCACAACGTCAAAGACGGAAATCAAACAGAGAATCTATTGGATCtgaaaatgaagaaagaaaCGTGGGACGCGGACGGAAAACGTTAAGAGATTCTTCAATATCCGATAATGATAGTGTAATGGAACCAGTAAAACATAAAAAAACTATTCGATCCCGCAAAGCATCTGAAACCACGTGA
- the LOC126923698 gene encoding vacuolar protein sorting-associated protein 18 homolog isoform X2, producing MTSMFDQYEQASQRSKQVYTPPIRPDISTAGFIQMKFLDDGPIFIKQKVNFLPPDKILHLVVNNNIIVIAMANNLLLRIDMKHPDSPEEIDISKYAMNMEMSRMFLDPLGNHLLISLVPKSQDPPNPPPELFYLHRKTTKLKQAGKFKGHEITAIGWNFSNSSETTTGPILLGTSKGLIFETEIGLDGDKIFNTSLEQYWRQVFDIGKDSKPPITGLEFHKIPNTDKYVIIVTTLMRIYQYIGAVQNPEEKPLLQQIFNKYLNVQESFNEVINNLPYSKIQFYYPSLGILPKSFGWLTEPGIFYAQIDPKIDPKSVLTNQQMLICPEASLMGINTSQTSTPPLSFVLTEFHALLLYTDRVKGMSLLNQDLIFEDIYNDAVGGLLNITKDYATRSIWAYSERAVFKYKVNKEDRNVWQIYVDKGEFELAKQYCKDNPAHIDQVLVKQAEMLFKNKEYEKSALIYADTHSSFEVISLKFLQEWQIDALKTFLKKKLEGLKTQDKTQITMIVVWVIELFMNQMGVLRSNNTSYLHDPQYLELQKQFDSFLAIPKVEECIKRNRSTIYDLMASHGDKDNLIRLTIMHCNYEEVIRQHLYKNNYLDALEVLKSQNNKELFYQFAGILLQELPRPAMTALISQGSLLKPSKLLPALVSCNSDEKHAKEVIRYLEFCVYKQSCQEQAIHNFLLSLYARYKRDEVMRYISSQGQDINMVHYDVHYALRLCQEVGLTEACVQLSALLGLWTTAVDLALTINVDLAKQIAAMPSDHDDELRKKLWLKIAEHVVREKDDIQQAMEFLQHCDIVRIEDILPFFSDFVTIDHFKDAICNSLQEYNQHIQDLKEEMQEATKAAELIRKDIQEFRTRCTFINTKDTCNTCGVQLLLRPFYVFPCGHRFHSDCLVAALTPMLSMDQRTKLADLQRQLTALSNKPEDTRSVRSVSLSTKDQIKADIDDLIASECLYCGELMIESIDKPFIEEEDYERVMKEWI from the exons ATGACATCAATGTTTGATCAGTATGAACAAGCATCTCAAAGATCAAAACAAGTATATACACCACCAATTCGTCCAGATATT AGTACTGCTGGATTTATCCAAATGAAATTTCTAGATGATGGCCcaatttttattaaacaaaaAGTTAATTTTTTACCACCGGACAAAATTTTACATCTTGTTGTTAACAATAATATCATTGTTATTGCTATGGCTAATAATCTCCTCTTACGTATTGACATGAAACATCCAGATTCACCTGAAG AGATTGATATATCTAAATATGCAATGAATATGGAAATGTCAAGAATGTTTCTTGATCCTTTAGGTAATCACTTGTTGATATCTCTAGTTCCAAAATCTCAAGATCCTCCTAACCCTCCCCCTGAATTATTTTATCTACACAGAAAAACAACAAAATTAAAGCAG GCAGGTAAATTCAAAGGACATGAGATTACTGCCATTGGATGGAACTTCTCAAATTCTTCCGAAACTACTACAGGTCCAATTCTCTTAGGAACTTCAAAAGGCCTCATTTTTGAAACAGAAATTGGTTTAGATggtgataaaatatttaatacaagCCTGGAACAATATTGGCGTCAG GTATTTGATATAGGGAAAGATAGTAAACCACCAATTACTGGTTTGGAGTTTCATAAAATACCGAATACTGACAAATATGTGATTATTGTTACTACTCTTATGCGAATTTATCAATATATTGGAGCAGTACAAAATCCagaagaaaaacctttattacaacaaatttttaacaaatatttaaatgtaCAAG AGAGCTTCAACgaagtaataaataatttgccttattctaaaattcaattttattatccTTCACTTGGTATTTTACCAAAATCGTTTGGTTGGTTAACTGAACCTGGTATATTTTATGCTCAG ATTGATCCAAAAATAGATCCAAAAAGTGTGTTAACAAATCAACAAATGTTAATTTGTCCTGAGGCAAGTCTAATGGGGATCAATACCTCACAAACAAGTACTCCACCATTATCTTTTGTTTTAACAGAATTTCATGCCTTATTACTTTATACAGACCGTGTAAAAGGCATGTCGCTTTTGAATCAGGATTTGATATTCGAAGACATTTATAATGAT GCAGTGGGAGGATTACTTAATATTACTAAAGATTATGCAACACGTTCCATATGGGCTTATAGTGAAAGAGcagtatttaaatataaagttaaTAAAGAAGATAGAAATGTTTGGCAG atcTACGTTGATAAAGGTGAATTTGAACTTGCAAAACAATATTGTAAAGATAATCCAGCACATATAGATCAAGTGCTTGTAAAGCAAGCAGAAATGCTTTTTAAGAATAAGGAATATGAAAAAAGTGCTCTCATTTATGCAGATACTCATTCGTCATTTGAAgtaatttccttaaaatttctACAAGAATGGCAAATAGACGCTTTAAAGACATTTCTTAAAAAG AAACTTGAAGGATTAAAAACACAAGATAAAACGCAAATAACCATGATTGTTGTATGGGTAATTGAACTATTTATGAATCAAATGGGTGTATTACGGAGTAACAATACATCATATTTACATGATCCACAATATCTAGAATTACAAAAACAATTTGATAGCTTTCTTGCAATACCAAAAGTTGAG gaatgtataaaaagaaatcgTAGCACTATATATGATTTAATGGCAAGTCATGGTGATAAAGACAATCTTATTCGTTTAACTATAATGCACTGCAACTATGAAGAAGTGATACGTCagcatttatataaaaataattatttagatGCTCTTGAAGTTCTGAAAAGCCAAAATAATAAAGAGCTATTTTATCAGTTTGCTGGTATTCTTTTACAAGAATTACCACGCCCTGCAATGACTGCTCTAATATCACAAGGATCTTTATTAAAGCCATCTAAGCTTCTACCAGCTTTAGTATCTTGTAATAGTGATGAAAAACAT GCAAAAGAAGTAATCAGATATTTGGAATTTTGCGTTTATAAACAAAGTTGTCAAGAACAGGCAATTCATAATTTTCTATTATCTTTATATGCTCGTTATAAACGAGACGaagtaatgcgttatattaGCTCTCAAG GTCAAGATATAAATATGGTACATTATGATGTGCATTATGCATTACGATTGTGCCAAGAGGTTGGCTTAACAGAAGCTTGTGTACAGTTGTCTGCTTTGCTTGGGTTGTGGACAACAGCAGTTGATTTAGCTTTAACAATTAATGTTGATCTTGCTAAACAAATAGCTGCTATGCCCTCTGATCATGATGATGAATTAAGGAAAAAGTTATGGTTGAAAATTG CTGAACACGTAGTTCGAGAAAAGGATGACATACAACAAGCAATGGAATTTTTGCAGCATTGCGATATAGTCAGAATAGAAGATATATTACCTTTCTTTTCAGATTTTGTTACTATAGATCACTTCAAGGATGCTATTTGCAATTCATTGcag GAATATAATCAACATATTCAAGATTTAAAGGAAGAAATGCAAGAAGCAACAAAAGCAGCAGAACTTATTAGGAAAGATATACAAGAGTTTAGAACGAG GTGCacatttataaatacaaaagaTACATGCAATACTTGTGGTGTTCAATTACTACTACGACCTTTTTATGTATTTCCATGTGGACACAGATTTCATAGTGATTGCCTTGTAGCTGCATTAACACCTATGTTGTCAATGGATCAGAGAACAAAGCTAGCTGATCTTCAAAGACAACTCACTGCTCTTTCAAATAAACCTGAAGATACTAGATCAGTCAGATCTGTATCTTTATCTACAAAAGATCAAATCAAggctgacattgatgacttaATAGCATCTGAATGTTTATATTGTGGAGAACTAATGATAGA GTCTATAGATAAACCATTTATTGAAGAAGAGGACTATGAGAGAGTGATGAAAGAATGGATAtga